A genomic window from Planococcus rifietoensis includes:
- a CDS encoding class I SAM-dependent methyltransferase has product MIDIMKMVKARTYMKRNEPFLYSWHAYVGYELDLFKAFERPMTQFDVADALELDEQLLAQWVAIGVSIGYLKETGRNRYQIKNRWKLPKSKGNNSSGVLLKEMMELHIPTLLEYPKMMRNQSRLHFDEDEHASTVAETSRLLEVLAYPKMAKRLKEKDCRRVLDIGCGEGGYIKKLGQRFPTTQFTGIEISEEVVEKAKELTANQNNVSIEQADLWNYKPESPQDMVMLNNVLHYIPLEKRQALFKEISSWIAPGGIFSVVTPIAGGPDSPPFANVFNSFFSSFDNLYRLPKREEVIEWGEESDLEILSLRTVIKEGGWYIVQYEKKSESAR; this is encoded by the coding sequence ATGATCGATATAATGAAGATGGTAAAAGCAAGAACGTATATGAAACGAAATGAGCCCTTCCTGTACAGCTGGCATGCTTATGTTGGCTACGAATTGGATCTGTTCAAGGCATTTGAACGCCCGATGACCCAGTTTGATGTGGCGGATGCTTTGGAACTCGATGAGCAGTTGCTTGCGCAATGGGTAGCGATCGGCGTCTCGATCGGCTATTTAAAAGAAACCGGGCGCAACCGCTACCAAATAAAGAACCGCTGGAAATTGCCGAAATCCAAAGGCAATAATTCATCGGGTGTATTGCTGAAGGAAATGATGGAACTGCACATTCCGACGCTTTTGGAGTACCCGAAAATGATGCGCAACCAAAGCCGTCTTCACTTTGATGAAGATGAGCACGCATCGACTGTCGCAGAAACGAGCCGTCTGCTTGAAGTATTGGCTTATCCGAAAATGGCCAAGAGATTGAAGGAAAAAGACTGCCGCCGTGTGCTTGATATCGGCTGCGGAGAAGGCGGCTACATAAAGAAATTGGGCCAGCGATTCCCAACGACGCAATTCACGGGAATCGAAATCAGCGAAGAAGTTGTCGAGAAGGCGAAAGAACTGACAGCAAACCAAAACAACGTCTCCATCGAGCAGGCGGATTTGTGGAATTACAAACCCGAATCCCCACAAGATATGGTGATGCTCAATAACGTGCTGCATTACATCCCGCTCGAGAAGCGCCAGGCCTTGTTCAAGGAAATCAGCAGCTGGATTGCACCGGGAGGCATTTTCTCGGTCGTCACCCCAATCGCCGGCGGCCCGGACAGCCCGCCTTTCGCCAATGTCTTCAATAGCTTCTTCTCATCATTCGACAATCTCTACAGGCTGCCGAAAAGGGAAGAAGTCATCGAATGGGGCGAAGAATCAGACCTCGAAATCCTCAGCCTCCGCACCGTCATCAAAGAAGGCGGCTGGTACATCGTGCAATATGAAAAGAAAAGCGAGAGCGCCCGTTAA
- a CDS encoding DUF1128 domain-containing protein, which yields MDLSKQSPENVDFMIEEIKTKLRMVNVDAMKAEHFNTSEYEDLREIYEMVKNRDNFSPNEMQAIASELGSLRK from the coding sequence ATGGATTTATCCAAACAATCACCTGAGAACGTCGATTTTATGATTGAAGAAATAAAAACGAAACTGCGCATGGTCAATGTGGATGCAATGAAAGCAGAGCATTTCAACACGTCCGAGTACGAAGACTTGCGTGAAATTTACGAGATGGTTAAAAATCGCGATAATTTCAGCCCGAACGAAATGCAGGCCATTGCCTCTGAACTCGGTTCATTGCGCAAATAA
- a CDS encoding alanine/glycine:cation symporter family protein, whose protein sequence is MEALTEFLGTVSGYVWGPPLLILLVGTGIFLTIRLGLLQLRLLPYALKLTFSKNPDTESQGDISHFQALSTAMAATVGTGNIVGVATAVILGGPGAVFWMWFSAFFGMATKYGEAVLAVKYRIVDARGQMAGGPMYYLEHGLKQKWLAVLFAIFGAIAAFGIGNGTQSNSVASVVRDTFSVPTWITGIILTVFAAIVIIGGIKTIGKVTAFFVPFMALFYIIAGIIIMILNMDLIPAAIGTIFSAAFTGEAAVGGAIGAAIRYGVARGVFSNEAGLGSAPIAAAAAKTDMPGRQALVSMTQVLFDTLIICSITGITIVMSGLYLDDSLEGAALTTAAFEQFLGGAGPIIVAIGLIFFASSTIIGWSYYGEKCFQYLFKNPSLLIVYRIAFVAMVFVGATVSLDVVWTFSDVMNGLMAFPNLIGLLGLSGVIVYETKKITAKIKEEKEQARSGN, encoded by the coding sequence ATGGAGGCATTAACAGAATTTCTAGGCACTGTCAGCGGTTATGTATGGGGACCGCCGCTTTTGATTCTCCTGGTGGGGACAGGGATTTTCCTGACTATACGTCTGGGGCTCTTGCAATTGCGCCTTTTGCCGTACGCATTAAAGCTAACATTCAGCAAAAATCCCGATACTGAATCACAAGGCGATATCTCCCATTTCCAGGCCTTGTCGACGGCAATGGCCGCGACAGTCGGAACAGGGAACATTGTCGGCGTCGCCACTGCCGTTATTTTGGGCGGCCCGGGAGCCGTCTTCTGGATGTGGTTTTCAGCATTCTTCGGGATGGCGACAAAATACGGTGAAGCCGTACTCGCCGTCAAATACCGCATCGTGGATGCTCGAGGACAAATGGCCGGCGGGCCAATGTATTACCTTGAACACGGTTTGAAACAAAAATGGTTGGCCGTGCTATTTGCCATTTTCGGCGCCATCGCAGCATTCGGTATCGGTAACGGCACGCAGTCCAACTCCGTTGCATCCGTCGTGCGCGATACGTTCTCTGTGCCGACATGGATCACGGGCATCATCCTGACCGTCTTCGCTGCTATCGTCATCATCGGCGGAATCAAGACAATCGGTAAAGTTACAGCATTCTTTGTTCCATTCATGGCCTTATTCTATATCATTGCGGGAATCATCATCATGATTCTCAATATGGATCTTATTCCTGCAGCGATCGGCACGATTTTCAGCGCCGCCTTCACAGGCGAAGCGGCAGTCGGCGGTGCCATCGGTGCTGCAATCCGCTACGGTGTCGCACGAGGCGTCTTCTCCAATGAAGCGGGCCTTGGATCTGCTCCGATTGCTGCAGCTGCAGCAAAAACCGACATGCCTGGACGCCAGGCTTTGGTATCGATGACGCAAGTGTTGTTCGATACTTTGATCATCTGTTCAATCACAGGTATCACTATCGTCATGTCCGGCCTGTATCTGGATGACAGCCTTGAAGGCGCTGCGCTGACTACGGCTGCATTCGAACAGTTCCTTGGCGGTGCCGGCCCGATTATCGTGGCGATCGGCTTGATCTTCTTCGCTTCTTCGACAATCATCGGCTGGTCGTACTACGGCGAGAAATGTTTCCAGTACCTGTTCAAGAATCCAAGCTTGTTGATTGTCTACCGTATCGCTTTCGTCGCGATGGTCTTTGTGGGCGCGACAGTCTCGCTTGATGTCGTCTGGACATTCTCGGACGTCATGAACGGCTTGATGGCTTTCCCGAACTTGATCGGCCTTCTCGGACTTTCTGGCGTCATCGTTTACGAGACGAAGAAAATCACGGCGAAGATCAAAGAAGAGAAAGAACAGGCGCGTTCTGGCAATTGA
- a CDS encoding YtxH domain-containing protein, with amino-acid sequence MSQNKLMTGLLIGAAVGVLVSLLDRNTREDVMNKSKKASENAKYYANNKDELKSAFKEQAERAQNLYARISEDAAYVGGKVEQVKKLVPEVKEVAMEAKGAVLETKDAVVESKDDVVSAVKEDNPSPSSSLTDDSSSTNGPSSNTTNSQNQNRN; translated from the coding sequence ATGAGCCAAAACAAATTGATGACAGGATTATTAATAGGGGCGGCAGTCGGCGTGCTTGTATCGCTGCTTGACCGGAATACCCGTGAGGATGTTATGAACAAATCGAAAAAAGCGAGCGAAAACGCAAAATACTATGCAAACAATAAAGATGAATTGAAATCAGCATTCAAAGAACAGGCAGAGCGTGCGCAAAATCTATATGCCCGCATTTCAGAAGATGCTGCATATGTCGGCGGCAAAGTAGAGCAAGTGAAAAAGCTTGTCCCTGAAGTGAAAGAAGTGGCAATGGAAGCAAAAGGCGCCGTACTGGAAACAAAAGATGCGGTTGTCGAATCCAAAGATGATGTTGTATCAGCGGTCAAAGAAGATAACCCGTCACCGAGTTCTTCACTGACGGACGATTCTTCTTCTACAAACGGCCCTTCATCAAACACCACCAACTCTCAGAACCAGAACCGCAACTAA
- a CDS encoding YihY/virulence factor BrkB family protein, producing MATHKKGGQSQVRKPRYDVLTGRGFIKELGIRIKDVDVQGLGAQLAFFFLLSIFPLLIFLVTLLPYLNLPREEVFLFMEDVIPSEVYVLIEQTLNEILTDQNSGLLSFGVLATIWSASLGMDALIKSLNATYGVKESRPLLVARGMSILMTILLIIMLVVALALPIFGRQIGLFFFAFLGLEEGFLELWGMIRFTIPALITFIVCAVIYWLAPNVRISFWTVLPGAAFASLGWLLLSFLFSIYINNFGNFSATYGSIGGIILLLLWLYLSAMLLIIGGQINAVMQGRRHSRKRLHKKKTALPGK from the coding sequence ATGGCAACACATAAAAAAGGCGGCCAGTCCCAAGTACGGAAACCAAGATACGACGTGCTGACTGGCCGTGGATTTATAAAAGAATTAGGAATACGGATCAAAGACGTCGATGTGCAGGGACTCGGAGCGCAATTGGCGTTTTTTTTCCTATTATCGATTTTCCCTTTGCTAATTTTTCTTGTCACTTTGCTTCCATATTTGAATCTGCCGAGGGAAGAAGTCTTCCTGTTTATGGAAGATGTCATTCCATCGGAAGTATATGTGTTGATTGAGCAAACCTTGAACGAAATTTTGACGGATCAAAATAGTGGCTTGTTATCATTCGGTGTGCTTGCGACGATCTGGTCAGCGAGCCTGGGCATGGATGCATTGATCAAATCCTTGAATGCTACCTATGGAGTCAAAGAAAGCAGGCCGTTGTTAGTAGCGAGGGGCATGTCGATTTTAATGACCATTCTGTTGATCATTATGCTGGTGGTAGCGCTGGCACTGCCGATATTCGGCCGCCAGATCGGCTTATTCTTCTTTGCATTCCTCGGCCTGGAAGAAGGATTCCTTGAATTATGGGGCATGATCCGTTTCACCATTCCAGCCTTGATTACATTCATTGTATGCGCAGTGATCTATTGGCTTGCGCCGAATGTCCGGATCAGTTTCTGGACGGTGCTGCCCGGAGCGGCTTTCGCATCGCTCGGCTGGCTATTGCTGTCATTTTTGTTCTCCATCTACATCAATAATTTTGGCAACTTCTCAGCCACGTACGGAAGCATCGGCGGGATTATCCTGCTATTGCTATGGCTTTACCTTTCAGCGATGCTCTTGATCATCGGCGGGCAAATCAATGCCGTCATGCAAGGAAGGCGGCACTCCAGAAAACGGCTGCATAAAAAAAAGACGGCTCTTCCCGGTAAATGA
- a CDS encoding heavy metal translocating P-type ATPase, which translates to MWNKVRPHIELIAAVLSGVLIIIAYILELQDIALPSVAIYLLAFVIGGYAKAKYGIKKTIEDKELNVEFLMILAAVGASIIGYWTEGAILIFIFALSGALETYTMNKSRKELSALMEMQPDEAWLLKESGETVRVPVGELNTGDLIAVKPGERIPVDGEIHSGQTAVDESAISGEAIPVSKYQHDNLFAGTVNLSGSVTMVMTKPSSETMFQKIIELVQSAESEKSPSQQFIERFEGRYVKIVLIVFVLMLFLPHFLAGWSWNETFYRAMVLLVVASPCALVASIMPATLAAISNGAKSGVIFKGGAHLENLSVIKAIAFDKTGTLTRGKPEVTDFIIRQDADREQVMALVAGIESQSNHPLAKAMTDFVIQQGFEPLRNLQVVDVPGNGLKTQLNGDEILIGKPGFVGEHEAYAFQRGILESLANQGKTVTFVRDGHGILAAMALKDTVRDITKSTIAELQDRGIYCIMLTGDNRKTAKAIAEETGVDEYIGECLPGDKVQHLKKLLAQYKYVAMTGDGINDAPALATATTGIAMGEGTDIALETADVILMKNDLSRISYSIRLARKMQRIIKQNIFFSVAVILLLILSNFFQAISLPLGVIGHEGSTILVILNGLRMLNRNV; encoded by the coding sequence ATGTGGAATAAAGTTCGGCCTCATATCGAATTGATCGCCGCGGTGTTATCAGGCGTCCTGATCATCATCGCCTATATCCTGGAATTACAGGATATCGCTCTTCCTTCCGTCGCCATCTATTTGCTGGCTTTTGTAATCGGCGGTTACGCCAAGGCGAAATACGGCATCAAGAAAACCATCGAAGACAAAGAATTGAATGTCGAATTCCTGATGATTCTGGCAGCTGTCGGCGCATCCATCATCGGTTATTGGACGGAAGGCGCCATCCTGATCTTCATCTTTGCATTAAGCGGCGCACTTGAAACTTATACGATGAACAAAAGCCGTAAAGAACTCTCAGCCCTCATGGAGATGCAGCCGGATGAAGCGTGGCTATTGAAAGAATCCGGCGAGACAGTGCGCGTTCCGGTCGGTGAATTGAACACAGGAGACCTCATCGCCGTAAAGCCCGGCGAACGCATTCCTGTCGACGGTGAAATCCATTCAGGACAAACCGCCGTCGACGAATCTGCCATCAGCGGTGAAGCGATTCCGGTGTCCAAATACCAACACGATAATTTATTTGCGGGCACCGTCAATCTGTCGGGCTCGGTCACGATGGTCATGACCAAACCGAGTTCTGAAACGATGTTCCAAAAAATCATCGAGCTCGTGCAATCCGCTGAAAGCGAGAAGTCTCCTTCCCAACAATTTATCGAACGCTTCGAAGGCCGTTATGTCAAAATTGTCCTGATCGTATTCGTGCTCATGCTTTTCCTGCCGCATTTTTTAGCAGGCTGGAGCTGGAATGAAACATTCTACCGGGCCATGGTGCTGCTTGTGGTCGCATCGCCTTGTGCACTGGTCGCTTCTATTATGCCCGCCACGCTTGCTGCCATTTCCAACGGTGCCAAGAGCGGTGTCATCTTTAAAGGCGGTGCGCATCTGGAGAATTTAAGCGTCATTAAAGCCATCGCATTCGATAAAACCGGCACATTGACACGCGGCAAACCCGAAGTGACAGATTTCATCATTCGCCAAGACGCAGATCGCGAACAAGTGATGGCGCTGGTCGCAGGAATTGAATCCCAATCCAACCATCCGCTTGCAAAAGCGATGACCGATTTTGTCATTCAGCAAGGGTTCGAGCCGCTGCGCAATCTGCAAGTTGTGGACGTGCCCGGGAACGGGTTGAAAACGCAATTGAATGGCGATGAAATCCTGATCGGTAAACCCGGCTTTGTTGGTGAGCATGAAGCTTACGCGTTTCAAAGGGGCATTCTAGAAAGCCTGGCGAATCAAGGAAAGACCGTCACTTTTGTCAGGGACGGGCATGGGATTCTCGCTGCCATGGCGCTCAAAGATACGGTCCGCGACATTACCAAATCCACCATCGCGGAACTTCAGGACCGCGGCATTTATTGCATCATGCTGACCGGTGATAACCGGAAAACCGCAAAAGCCATTGCAGAAGAAACCGGTGTCGATGAGTACATCGGCGAATGCCTGCCTGGCGATAAAGTGCAGCACTTGAAAAAATTATTGGCTCAGTACAAATATGTGGCGATGACTGGAGATGGCATTAACGACGCTCCAGCTCTAGCGACAGCGACAACCGGCATCGCCATGGGTGAAGGAACTGACATCGCCCTAGAAACTGCGGACGTCATTTTGATGAAAAATGATTTATCCCGTATATCCTATTCGATCCGTCTGGCAAGAAAAATGCAGCGCATCATCAAGCAGAATATCTTTTTCTCTGTGGCAGTCATCTTGTTGCTTATCCTATCGAATTTCTTCCAGGCGATTTCGTTGCCGCTCGGTGTCATCGGGCATGAAGGCAGCACCATCTTGGTCATCTTGAATGGATTGCGCATGCTCAATCGCAATGTCTGA
- a CDS encoding SE1561 family protein → MGKSITDKEQQVTYMKQRLSMFLDVLDAIEPESTELEDIDRLIAMVDDLDNKMQQFKNRPSTENE, encoded by the coding sequence ATGGGAAAATCCATTACTGATAAGGAACAGCAAGTAACTTATATGAAACAAAGGCTCAGCATGTTCCTCGATGTGTTAGATGCCATCGAACCGGAAAGCACGGAGCTTGAAGATATTGACCGGCTGATTGCCATGGTCGACGATTTGGACAACAAAATGCAGCAATTCAAAAACCGGCCATCTACTGAAAACGAATAA
- a CDS encoding OsmC family protein: MKFSMNEHGFTGHLPFGELHVSTNEEYGFRPYQLLVSSLAICSAGIIRKVLDKQRMPAEDIEVEVKEIVRVAEEADRVSKVHLHFRIKGDINESKMPRVMELTRKNCSMVRSVEETIDIVETYELI, encoded by the coding sequence ATGAAATTTTCCATGAATGAACACGGATTTACCGGGCATTTGCCTTTTGGTGAGCTCCACGTCTCAACCAATGAAGAATACGGGTTCCGCCCTTATCAGTTGCTGGTCTCTTCACTGGCCATCTGCAGCGCAGGCATCATCCGCAAAGTACTGGACAAGCAACGGATGCCGGCAGAAGACATCGAAGTGGAAGTGAAGGAAATCGTCCGCGTCGCCGAAGAAGCGGACCGCGTTTCAAAAGTCCATCTGCATTTCCGCATCAAAGGCGATATCAATGAATCGAAAATGCCCCGCGTGATGGAACTGACGCGTAAAAACTGCTCGATGGTCCGTTCTGTTGAAGAGACCATTGATATTGTGGAGACATACGAATTGATTTAA
- a CDS encoding MFS transporter: MKYYLSSARARFWILVAIVSISGFSQGMLLPLIAVIFEQDGVSSALNGLSATGLYIGIIAVAPFMEPQLRKFGFKPLILVGGAMVILALLAFPLWKSVLFWFILRILIGVGDQALHFSTQTWITSTSPHHKLGRNIAIYGMSFSVGFGAGPLFVPLVEVFEALPFIISGVLCLIAWSLVFFLRNDFPEHSASSMGAKGTLQRFQTALVIGWVAFLPPLGYGFLEASLSAIYPVYALRQSFDISMVSYILAAFSIGAIATQLPLGELSDRIGRKKVLMIALSGGGMAFLVATFFESNAWLTLVLFVVAGMFVGSTFSLGISYMTDLMPKELLPTGNLLCGVAFSVGSLLGPAAGGLFLEVTEQLSFLLLITGILLTLFTIIAFKGPRKQTA, translated from the coding sequence ATGAAATATTATTTATCAAGCGCCCGCGCCCGCTTTTGGATTTTGGTTGCTATTGTGTCGATATCAGGGTTTTCGCAAGGCATGCTATTGCCGCTCATTGCCGTCATTTTCGAACAGGACGGCGTGTCATCTGCGCTAAACGGACTCAGTGCAACAGGCTTATACATAGGTATTATCGCTGTCGCTCCGTTCATGGAGCCACAGCTGAGAAAGTTCGGGTTTAAACCGCTGATTCTCGTGGGCGGCGCAATGGTCATCCTTGCACTGCTTGCGTTTCCATTATGGAAAAGCGTCTTGTTTTGGTTTATCTTGCGCATTTTGATCGGCGTAGGGGACCAGGCGCTGCATTTTTCGACGCAGACCTGGATCACCAGCACTTCGCCTCACCATAAGCTGGGCCGCAATATCGCGATCTATGGCATGTCATTTAGTGTCGGTTTTGGTGCAGGTCCGCTGTTCGTGCCGCTCGTCGAAGTGTTCGAAGCATTGCCGTTCATCATTTCCGGGGTTCTCTGCTTGATTGCCTGGTCGTTGGTATTTTTCCTGCGCAACGATTTTCCGGAGCATTCCGCCAGTTCAATGGGGGCCAAAGGAACCTTGCAGCGCTTTCAAACGGCTCTTGTCATCGGCTGGGTCGCTTTTTTGCCCCCGCTCGGCTATGGTTTTTTGGAAGCATCACTGAGCGCGATCTATCCGGTCTATGCTTTGCGCCAATCATTCGATATCAGTATGGTCTCCTATATTCTCGCTGCCTTTTCCATCGGAGCGATTGCGACGCAATTGCCGCTCGGTGAACTCAGTGACCGCATCGGACGGAAAAAGGTATTGATGATTGCGCTAAGCGGCGGGGGGATGGCGTTTTTGGTGGCGACGTTCTTTGAATCAAATGCCTGGCTCACGCTCGTTTTGTTTGTGGTGGCTGGCATGTTTGTCGGATCGACTTTTTCGCTCGGCATTTCTTATATGACTGACTTGATGCCGAAAGAATTACTGCCGACGGGAAATTTATTATGCGGTGTGGCATTCAGCGTCGGCAGTTTGCTCGGCCCAGCGGCAGGGGGCTTGTTCCTTGAAGTCACAGAGCAGCTGAGTTTCCTATTGCTGATCACCGGGATCTTATTGACCTTGTTCACCATCATCGCTTTTAAAGGGCCGCGCAAACAGACGGCCTAA
- a CDS encoding flavodoxin family protein, with protein sequence MKPLIVYYSHSENNQKLAIELQSRIGCELREIKEQKKRKDISILMDFLIKRDSRLAPLDFDLREYSPVILLAPIWAGKIAAPMRTFIKKSKDGLIDYSFITICSGGPGQREKIGAELLALTSHEPSALAELWINNLLPEEQRNKIKYTNKFRLKREHFSQFDQEIRFFIEMAMHADQDPKTLT encoded by the coding sequence ATGAAGCCGTTGATCGTCTATTACTCCCATTCCGAGAACAATCAAAAGCTAGCGATAGAACTGCAAAGCCGGATCGGGTGCGAATTGCGCGAAATCAAAGAACAAAAGAAACGGAAAGATATATCGATCTTGATGGATTTCCTTATCAAGCGCGACTCCCGTTTGGCACCACTGGATTTTGACCTGAGAGAATACAGCCCGGTGATTTTGCTGGCTCCGATTTGGGCTGGAAAAATTGCAGCGCCGATGCGGACCTTTATTAAAAAGTCAAAAGATGGTTTAATCGATTACTCGTTTATCACCATTTGCAGCGGCGGGCCTGGACAGCGGGAAAAGATCGGCGCAGAACTGCTTGCGCTCACCTCCCACGAACCATCCGCATTAGCCGAGTTGTGGATCAACAACCTGCTCCCTGAAGAACAGCGCAATAAAATTAAGTACACCAATAAGTTCCGGCTCAAGCGTGAGCATTTCAGCCAATTCGATCAAGAAATCAGGTTCTTCATTGAAATGGCAATGCACGCAGATCAAGATCCCAAAACGCTGACATAA
- the rlmD gene encoding 23S rRNA (uracil(1939)-C(5))-methyltransferase RlmD, with the protein MTEKPIIEMGQKFPLTIKKLGINGEGVGFFKRNVVFVPGALPGEEVTAQVTIVKHNFAQARILKIRKASPHRQTPPCPIFETCGGCQLQHLSYSQQLVEKRDLVLQSLDRYLRGTDIQVRKTIGMDDPWHYRNKSQFQTRKKDGKVMAGLFAEGSQQLLDIEQCLVQHPDTVKITNAAKRIIEELNLSIYDGKSMKGLVRTIAVRTAVKTGEIQLVLITTRKDIPKEKVLVERLSAIDPNLVSIVQNVNTEKTSLVFGETTRTLFGKPTIHEELGELSFDLSARAFFQLNPEQTVKLYDEIKRAAKLTGKESVVDAYCGVGTIGLWLADSAREIRGMDTIPESVADAKANAKKQGHQATYVTGTAEKWLDTWRKEGYVPDVLTVDPPRTGLADSLLKTILKVKPKRFVYTSCNPSTLAKDLQQLTKIYRVEYIQPIDMFPQTSQVEAVCLLTLK; encoded by the coding sequence ATGACTGAAAAACCAATCATTGAAATGGGGCAGAAATTCCCCTTAACCATTAAAAAGCTCGGCATTAACGGAGAAGGGGTCGGCTTTTTCAAGCGCAATGTCGTCTTCGTTCCGGGCGCACTGCCAGGTGAAGAAGTAACAGCACAAGTGACCATTGTGAAACATAATTTCGCACAAGCCCGGATATTGAAAATCCGTAAAGCTTCCCCCCACCGCCAGACGCCGCCGTGCCCAATTTTTGAAACATGCGGCGGCTGCCAATTGCAGCATTTATCCTATAGCCAGCAGCTCGTTGAAAAACGCGATCTGGTATTGCAATCACTCGACCGTTATTTGCGCGGGACGGACATCCAAGTACGCAAGACGATCGGCATGGACGACCCTTGGCATTACCGCAATAAGAGCCAGTTCCAAACACGCAAGAAAGACGGCAAAGTAATGGCCGGCTTGTTCGCGGAAGGCTCCCAACAGCTGCTCGATATCGAACAATGCCTCGTCCAGCATCCGGATACGGTGAAAATCACTAATGCCGCGAAGCGCATCATCGAAGAATTGAACCTATCCATCTACGACGGCAAATCGATGAAAGGACTGGTCCGGACGATCGCTGTCCGTACAGCCGTCAAAACCGGCGAAATCCAGCTTGTGCTCATCACGACGCGCAAAGACATCCCGAAAGAAAAAGTGCTCGTCGAACGATTGAGCGCAATCGACCCGAACTTGGTGTCCATCGTCCAAAATGTCAATACCGAAAAAACTTCACTCGTATTCGGCGAAACGACACGTACGCTGTTCGGGAAACCGACCATTCACGAAGAACTCGGCGAATTATCGTTCGACTTGTCTGCCCGTGCGTTTTTCCAATTGAATCCGGAACAGACCGTGAAGCTCTACGATGAAATCAAGCGCGCGGCGAAACTGACCGGCAAGGAATCCGTCGTCGATGCGTACTGCGGCGTCGGCACAATCGGCCTGTGGCTGGCGGATTCCGCCCGTGAAATCCGTGGCATGGACACCATCCCGGAAAGCGTTGCCGATGCAAAAGCCAACGCAAAAAAACAAGGCCACCAAGCCACTTATGTGACGGGCACAGCAGAAAAATGGCTCGATACTTGGCGCAAGGAAGGGTATGTACCGGATGTGTTGACAGTCGACCCGCCGCGCACCGGGCTTGCGGATTCGCTTTTGAAAACCATCTTGAAAGTAAAACCGAAACGTTTTGTCTATACGTCCTGCAACCCGTCCACGCTTGCGAAAGACTTGCAGCAATTGACGAAGATTTACCGCGTCGAATACATCCAGCCGATCGATATGTTCCCGCAGACTTCGCAAGTGGAAGCGGTGTGCTTGTTGACCTTGAAATAG